In Pseudonocardia sp. DSM 110487, the sequence CAGGCCTGTTCGTCGCGGGCCCGCTCGCCGCGCCCTGGCGGACGCTGCTGCACAAGCGGGTGGCGTTCTTCCTCTGGCTGTACCTGCTGTGGACGCTGATCCGGTTCACGTTCTTCGCCACGCTGGTGCCGTCCGGGATCGACCCGGACGACTCGGCCAACCCGCTGAATGTGATCTTGGCGTTGCTGCTGCCCGGGCCGAGCATGTGGTTCCTCTACGCGCTCGCACTGTTCTCGGTGCTCGGCAAGCTACTGCGGCGGGTGCCCGTTGCGGTGCAGCTGGCCGCGTCGGGGGCGCTGTCCGCGCTCGCCGGCGCCGGGCTGCTCGATATCGACTCGCGGTGGGTCGCCATATGCCGCTTCCTGTTCTTCTTCCTCCTCGGCTGGCACGGAAAGCACCTGATCGAGGGCCTGGCGCGGGCGAGCAGCCTGCTGAAGGTCGTGGCGGCAGCGGTGGTCTGCGTCGCAGCGGCTGGTGCGGCGGTCGCGCTCGGCGTGCGCACGGTGCCTGGTGTGGCATGGGCGCTCAACTGCGCCGCCGTTGTGTTCGGCGTCCTGTTCGCGGCGTGGATCAGCCGGTACGGGATCGGACGCCCGTTGGTCGCCCTCGGCCGCCGGACGCTGTCGATCTACCTGATCCACATGTTGTGGCTGGCGGTGATCGTCACGGGAATCCGCTCCCTCGACGCCCCTCAAGCGGTGGCGTACGCACTCCCGGTCGTGATCACGATCGCGCTGGTCGGGCTGTCCCTGACGACGCGCTGGCTGCTCGTGAGGGCGGGCGGTACATGGCTGTTCGCCATGCCGGGGCGGCTGGCCTTTCGCTTCCCCGCAACCCAGCCAGCCTAGCTCTGGCCGCGGAGACGGGAAGCGGCTGACGGGTGTTGCAGATCGGTGATGCCGCGAAGCGCGTCGGCCTGTCCCCGCGCTCGAATGTCGCTGCGCTCACACGCCCACAACCCTCCCTTTCGTCACGGTAGGTTGCACGCGGTCGAGCCCCGACGCGCGTGGCTCCCGCTCTCTCGCCTTCTGCAGAAAGTAGCGATGTCCCGCCCTGCTCTGCGCTCATTTCGCCCCTCCCGCCCTGACTGGCTCTCCTCACCCCGCGTCCTGCGCACCGAGGTGCTCGCCGGGCTCGTCGTCGCGCTGGCTCTGATCCCCGAGGCGATCGCCTTCTCCCTCGTCGCGGGCGTCGACCCCCGGGCCGGCCTCTTCGCGTCGTTCACGATGGCGGTGACGATCTCCATCACCGGCGGGCGGCCGGCCATGATCAGCGCAGCAACGGGGGCAATCGCGCTCGTCGTCGCCCCGCTCGCGCGGGAACACGGCCTCGAGTACCTGCTCGCCGCCGTGGTGCTCGGCGGCGTGTTCCAGGTACTGCTCGCCGCGGCGGGCGTCGCCAGGCTGATGCGCTTCCTGCCCCGCAGCGTCATGGTCGGGTTCGTCAACGCGCTCGCGATCCTGATCTTCCTCTCCCAGGTCCCGCACCTCGTCGACGTGCCATGGGCGGTCTACGGACTAGTGGTCGCTGGACTGGTGGTGATCATCGGACTCCCCCGGCTCACCCGAGCGGTACCCGCACCACTGGTGGCGATCACCGTCCTGACCGTCTTCACCGTGGCCGCCGGCGTCGCCGTGCCGACCGTGGGCGACCAGGGCGCCCTGCCGGACAGCCTGCCGGTACTCGCGCTGCCGTCGGTGCCTCTGACGTGGGAGACGCTGAACACCATCGCGCCGTACGCGCTGGCGTTGGCCCTCGTCGGGCTGATCGAGTCCCTGATGACCGCGAAGCTGGTGGACGACATCACCGACACCCACTCGAACAAGACTCGCGAGTCCTGGGGCCAGGGCGTGGCCAACATCGTCACCGGGTTCTTCGGCGGCATGGGCGGCTGCGCGATGATCGGCCAGACGATGATCAACGTGAAGGCGTCCGGTGCCCGCACCCGGCTGTCCACGTTCCTCGCCGGCGTGTTCCTGCTCATCCTGGTCGTCGCGCTGGGCGACCTCGTCGGTCTGATCCCGATGGCCGCGCTCGTCGCTGTGATGATCATGGTGTCGGTCGGGACGTTCGACTGGCACAGCCTGCGCACCCTGAGACGCATGCCGAAGAGCGAGACGACGGTGATG encodes:
- a CDS encoding acyltransferase family protein — encoded protein: MTQAAVVPSSTETASRLAWVDAAKGLSIVLVVFHHTVYFLDTSGLAPAPVVAGNEALASLRMPLFFLASGLFVAGPLAAPWRTLLHKRVAFFLWLYLLWTLIRFTFFATLVPSGIDPDDSANPLNVILALLLPGPSMWFLYALALFSVLGKLLRRVPVAVQLAASGALSALAGAGLLDIDSRWVAICRFLFFFLLGWHGKHLIEGLARASSLLKVVAAAVVCVAAAGAAVALGVRTVPGVAWALNCAAVVFGVLFAAWISRYGIGRPLVALGRRTLSIYLIHMLWLAVIVTGIRSLDAPQAVAYALPVVITIALVGLSLTTRWLLVRAGGTWLFAMPGRLAFRFPATQPA
- a CDS encoding SulP family inorganic anion transporter, which encodes MSRPALRSFRPSRPDWLSSPRVLRTEVLAGLVVALALIPEAIAFSLVAGVDPRAGLFASFTMAVTISITGGRPAMISAATGAIALVVAPLAREHGLEYLLAAVVLGGVFQVLLAAAGVARLMRFLPRSVMVGFVNALAILIFLSQVPHLVDVPWAVYGLVVAGLVVIIGLPRLTRAVPAPLVAITVLTVFTVAAGVAVPTVGDQGALPDSLPVLALPSVPLTWETLNTIAPYALALALVGLIESLMTAKLVDDITDTHSNKTRESWGQGVANIVTGFFGGMGGCAMIGQTMINVKASGARTRLSTFLAGVFLLILVVALGDLVGLIPMAALVAVMIMVSVGTFDWHSLRTLRRMPKSETTVMLSTVGVTVATHNLAYGVGVGVLVAMVLFARRVAHVVDVTGVLEPEGATKIYRVSGQLFFASSNDLVFRFDYAGDPDTVVIDLSAAHIWDASTVAALDAITAKYASRGKTATITGMNEPSRARHAALAGNLAGAP